From the Pomacea canaliculata isolate SZHN2017 linkage group LG4, ASM307304v1, whole genome shotgun sequence genome, one window contains:
- the LOC112561021 gene encoding tigger transposable element-derived protein 3-like, whose translation MSHRRRRRHELTLADKVEVIRLLESCTSQTEVARLFDCSQSQVSRIASKREEILSEWETSGNSEQKRRRTAKDEVADTPREWVNEPRQDTTASDQTLEVRTGDPVQQPQKPSFSPSPSWFNRWKGRNMDASQMGISLNWSRHLGGGGGSRRGRGRPKASANKESRISNQLLDVLKNYALCDVYAADELPLFYSAVPNLNHSTVDTSAEEQQIGDCAIGQDICAKLSGKKECITLFLACNVTGSDKRDMLVILDSNFRASNMGFTFPGCHTASSPGALMTVDIFRTWLIALDQAMRQQRRYILLLVNNTPPHEAEVGKTLEHVRLLFMRPYATPFFHGLSHAIRTHYRHQLLLKLFSNQPTFFSASSSSDDKNSNGTSWTIDIHEAVAMLQRAWRNLGPHDIVPCFSKSGTCAPHIHGLPEPEVEELPDLPETVITRELFEDFVNIDADVECYGDSSLVSVECHISTETERLSFEAKLIRDDAAAHNDSFSGRAAPSFVACHNGLDPGAGSGGYGGSTEFAMPSSGGESVADVLGSLGIIRRFLNQRGLHLHNLHALEAQIHDCI comes from the coding sequence ATGAGCCATCGGCGCCGCAGACGACACGAACTGACACTTGCAGATAAAGTGGAGGTAATTCGTTTGTTGGAGTCTTGTACTTCGCAAACTGAAGTCGCTCGACTGTTCGACTGCTCGCAGTCGCAAGTTTCGCGTATTGCGAGCAAGAGGGAAGAGATTCTGAGTGAGTGGGAAACAAGTGGAAACTCGGAGCAAAAGCGGCGTCGCACAGCAAAGGACGAAGTGGCTGATACGCCTCGAGAGTGGGTGAACGAACCGAGGCAAGACACCACCGCTTCAGATCAGACTCTTGAGGTCAGGACTGGCGACCCTGTCCAACAGCCGCAGAAGCCCAGCTTCTCCCCATCACCATCCTGGTTTAATCGTTGGAAGGGCAGAAACATGGATGCTAGCCAGATGGGAATCAGTCTCAACTGGTCAAGACatcttggtggtggtggtggaagcaGGCGTGGGAGGGGACGGCCTAAAGCCTCAGCCAATAAAGAAAGTCGTATCTCCAATCAATTGCTGGACGTCCTCAAGAACTATGCCTTGTGCGATGTTTATGCAGCAGACGAGCTTCCACTTTTCTACTCTGCCGTGCCAAACCTCAACCACAGTACAGTTGATACCTCTGCTGAAGAGCAGCAGATTGGTGACTGTGCCATAGGGCAGGACATATGTGCAAAGCTAAGTGGAAAGAAAGAGTGCATCACACTTTTTCTGGCTTGTAATGTAACTGGCTCTGACAAGCGTGACATGCTTGTGATTCTTGATTCCAACTTCAGGGCATCAAACATGGGTTTTACTTTTCCAGGATGTCATACAGCATCATCTCCTGGAGCATTAATGACAGTGGACATTTTTAGAACATGGCTGATAGCCTTGGACCAGGCAATGCGCCAACAGAGGCGTTACATTTTGCTACTAGTTAATAACACACCGCCACATGAAGCTGAGGTTGGGAAAACTCTGGAACATGTTCGCTTGCTCTTTATGCGTCCTTATGCTACTCCTTTCTTTCATGGGCTGAGCCATGCCATCAGGACACATTATCGCCACCAGCTGCTGCTAAAGCTCTTTTCTAATCAGCCAACATTTTTCAGTGCATCTTCCTCTTCAGATGATAAAAACAGTAATGGGACTTCGTGGACCATTGATATACATGAAGCAGTGGCAATGCTTCAACGTGCATGGAGAAACTTGGGACCACATGACATTGTGCCCTGCTTCAGTAAGTCAGGAACTTGTGCCCCGCACATTCATGGACTGCCAGAACCAGAAGTTGAAGAGCTGCCTGACCTGCCAGAAACTGTTATTACTAGAGAACTGTTTGAGGATTTTGTCAATATAGATGCAGATGTTGAATGTTATGGTGATTCCAGTCTTGTCAGTGTGGAGTGCCACATTAGTACAGAGACAGAAAGGCTGAGCTTTGAAGCTAAACTTATCAGGGATGATGCTGCTGCTCACAATGACTCCTTTTCTGGTAGAGCTGCACCTTCATTTGTTGCCTGCCATAATGGCTTAGATCCTGGTGCTGGTAGTGGTGGTTATGGAGGTTCAACAGAATTTGCAATGCCATCATCTGGTGGGGAATCAGTTGCTGATGTCTTAGGGTCTTTGGGAATCATTAGAAGATTTCTTAATCAACGAGGGCTTCATTTGCATAACCTTCATGCATTAGAGGCACAAATTCATGATTGCATATAA